The Elgaria multicarinata webbii isolate HBS135686 ecotype San Diego chromosome 1, rElgMul1.1.pri, whole genome shotgun sequence genome has a window encoding:
- the FOXE3 gene encoding forkhead box protein E3, with the protein MTADSLHSPSQGANPGSPNLHRASPSGCKVEPLLIKAEPRGSPAERGEELPAEEQTPCPGAGGGGGGRRRKRPVQRGKPPYSYIALIAMAIANAPERRLTLGGIYKFITERFPFYRENPKKWQNSIRHNLTLNDCFVKIPREPGHPGKGNYWTLDPAAEDMFDNGSFLRRRKRFKRTDLTTYPGYVHSASAFTPSPSPVVARPGPCNGSGGVGYPGSSGPIYSPGGAAYNTQLAGLPQYPGAPPALPPRMFSIDSLISSQQQQQQQQAAALQASPVGAELGHHALGLSGAGELGSCPVGNPEACFQTQQVSPGLLGRQPPAMAYPYSASPPGHLAVPQGAYSPPNAQLYGASNRLGLQPGRPASSCADHAEQLLGLAASQLNGLGQFGSAANNSYMRQSNFPSGLERYL; encoded by the coding sequence ATGACAGCCGACTCTCTCCATTCGCCTAGCCAAGGGGCTAACCCAGGCTCTCCCAATTTGCACAGGGCTTCTCCGTCGGGCTGCAAGGTGGAGCCGCTGTTAATCAAAGCAGAGCCCAGGGGGAGCCCAGCGGAGAGAGGAGAAGAGCTGCCTGCGGAAGAACAGACGCCTTGTCCCGGcgcaggaggcggcggcggcggccgtcgGAGGAAGCGCCCGGTGCAACGCGGTAAGCCGCCCTATTCGTACATCGCGCTGATCGCCATGGCCATCGCCAACGCGCCCGAGCGCCGGCTGACGCTGGGCGGCATCTACAAGTTCATCACGGAGCGCTTCCCCTTCTACCGAGAGAACCCCAAGAAGTGGCAGAACTCCATCCGCCACAACCTGACGCTCAACGACTGCTTCGTCAAGATTCCCCGCGAGCCGGGCCACCCGGGCAAAGGCAACTACTGGACCCTGGACCCGGCCGCCGAGGACATGTTCGACAATGGCAGCTTTCTGCGCCGCAGGAAGCGCTTCAAGCGCACCGACCTCACAACATACCCGGGCTACGTGCATAGCGCCAGCGCCTTTACGCCTAGCCCAAGCCCGGTAGTTGCCCGGCCGGGCCCTTGCAACGGCTCCGGAGGCGTCGGTTACCCGGGCAGCAGTGGCCCCATCTATTCACCCGGCGGCGCTGCTTACAACACGCAACTGGCCGGCCTTCCCCAATACCCCGGGGCGCCCCCTGCGCTGCCGCCGCGGATGTTCAGCATCGACAGCCTCATcagctcccagcagcagcagcagcagcaacaagccgCGGCTCTGCAGGCCTCCCCAGTGGGGGCAGAACTGGGACATCACGCCTTGGGGCTGAGTGGCGCCGGCGAATTGGGCAGTTGCCCCGTGGGCAATCCGGAGGCCTGTTTCCAGACGCAGCAAGTTAGCCCTGGCTTGCTGGGCCGACAGCCCCCGGCCATGGCCTACCCGTACTCGGCCTCCCCGCCAGGCCACCTAGCGGTGCCTCAAGGGGCCTATTCCCCGCCCAACGCGCAGCTCTACGGCGCCTCCAACCGGCTGGGCCTGCAACCTGGGCGCCCTGCCTCTTCCTGCGCCGACCACGCTGAACAACTGCTGGGCCTGGCAGCCTCCCAACTCAATGGCCTGGGCCAGTTCGGAAGCGCTGCCAATAACTCTTACATGAGGCAGTCCAATTTCCCTTCTGGTCTCGAAAGATACCTGTGA